The following proteins are encoded in a genomic region of Chryseobacterium cucumeris:
- a CDS encoding DUF2795 domain-containing protein translates to MYWTLELASYLSDAPWPMTKAELIDYAIRTGAPMEVVENLQAIEDEGEIYESIEEVWSDYPTDEDFLWNEDEY, encoded by the coding sequence ATGTACTGGACATTAGAATTAGCTTCATATCTAAGTGACGCACCTTGGCCAATGACAAAAGCAGAGCTTATTGACTACGCAATCAGAACTGGTGCACCAATGGAAGTAGTAGAAAACCTTCAGGCCATTGAGGACGAAGGAGAAATTTATGAATCTATCGAAGAAGTATGGAGTGACTATCCTACTGACGAGGATTTCCTTTGGAACGAGGACGAATATTAA
- a CDS encoding GDP-mannose 4,6-dehydratase — MVYLVTGGSGFIGSHLVERLLRNGHSVINIDNFDNFYDYQVKIKNTLESIGKNSDFEFSDKETDIPRLVSLTHSDQYSLYWQDIRDLKGLENIFKNHHIDMVIHLAALAGVRPSIERPLEYEEVNVRGTMNLWELCKDFHIKKFICASSSSVYGNNEKIPFAETDNVDNPISPYAATKKSGEIIGHVYHNLYHIDMIQLRFFTVYGPRQRPDLAIHKFTKLISENQEIPFYGDGNTARDYTYIDDIIDGITKSILYLENNSGIYEIVNLGENQVITLSAMVTTIEKTLGKSAIKKILPMQPGDVTKTNADITKAKDLIRYNPATDFQNGIKKFVEWFLRKRQ, encoded by the coding sequence ATGGTTTATCTTGTAACAGGCGGTAGTGGGTTCATCGGTTCCCATTTAGTTGAACGATTATTAAGAAATGGACATTCTGTCATAAACATTGACAATTTTGATAATTTCTATGACTATCAGGTAAAAATTAAAAATACTTTGGAGTCAATCGGTAAAAATTCGGATTTTGAGTTCTCGGATAAAGAGACGGATATTCCTCGTTTGGTTTCCCTCACCCATTCAGACCAATATTCCCTCTATTGGCAGGATATCAGGGACCTAAAAGGCCTTGAAAACATCTTTAAGAATCATCATATTGACATGGTGATCCATCTTGCTGCACTTGCCGGTGTTCGCCCTTCTATTGAACGTCCTCTGGAGTACGAGGAAGTGAATGTACGAGGTACTATGAATCTTTGGGAACTGTGTAAGGATTTCCATATTAAAAAATTCATCTGTGCATCTTCATCAAGTGTTTATGGAAACAATGAGAAAATTCCCTTTGCGGAAACAGATAATGTAGACAATCCTATCTCTCCTTATGCTGCTACCAAGAAAAGCGGAGAAATTATAGGACATGTTTACCATAATCTATACCATATAGATATGATCCAGCTCAGGTTTTTTACAGTATATGGACCAAGACAGAGACCTGACCTTGCCATACACAAGTTCACAAAGCTTATTTCGGAAAATCAGGAAATTCCTTTCTATGGTGACGGAAATACTGCCAGAGACTACACTTATATAGATGATATCATTGATGGAATTACCAAATCTATTCTTTATCTGGAAAACAATTCAGGAATTTATGAAATTGTGAATCTGGGTGAAAACCAGGTAATCACTTTGTCTGCAATGGTGACTACTATTGAAAAGACATTGGGAAAATCTGCCATCAAAAAAATTCTGCCAATGCAGCCGGGAGATGTCACAAAAACGAATGCCGATATTACAAAAGCAAAGGATTTGATAAGGTATAATCCGGCCACAGACTTCCAAAATGGCATAAAAAAATTTGTGGAATGGTTTTTGAGAAAACGACAATAA
- a CDS encoding DUF2797 domain-containing protein, which translates to MQFQGQILKMTSYDAKPIQYYLNLSGDLIHMNELFGKELSIKHTGFQCVNCGENKPVYRMGFCKNCFFESPYASDTIIRPELSTAHLDIAERDLEIEKQIQLQPHTVYLAYTGDVKVGVTRNTQIPTRWIDQGATFALPIARTENRYEAGMIEVALKEHLADKTNWRKMLQDDFEGEVDLADFRQKIKEYFPDDFQKFYSDGEELWMFDYPFEKPEKVSSFTLDKKPEFTGRLTGIKGQYLGFEGGNFINVRGHEGYVIELEIKN; encoded by the coding sequence ATGCAGTTTCAAGGGCAAATTTTAAAGATGACAAGCTACGATGCTAAGCCAATCCAATACTACCTCAATCTTTCCGGGGATCTGATCCACATGAATGAGCTGTTTGGAAAGGAGTTAAGCATAAAACATACAGGATTCCAGTGCGTAAATTGTGGTGAAAATAAACCAGTTTACAGAATGGGCTTCTGCAAAAACTGTTTTTTTGAAAGCCCTTATGCAAGCGATACCATTATCCGCCCGGAACTTTCTACAGCACATTTAGATATTGCAGAACGCGATCTTGAGATCGAAAAACAAATTCAGCTACAGCCACACACTGTTTATCTGGCCTATACAGGAGATGTAAAAGTAGGGGTAACCAGAAATACACAGATTCCTACAAGATGGATTGATCAGGGTGCAACTTTTGCATTGCCTATCGCAAGAACAGAGAACCGTTACGAAGCAGGAATGATAGAAGTAGCTTTAAAAGAACATCTGGCAGATAAGACCAATTGGAGAAAGATGCTGCAGGATGATTTTGAAGGAGAAGTAGACCTTGCCGATTTCCGACAAAAGATAAAAGAATATTTTCCTGACGATTTCCAGAAATTTTACAGTGATGGTGAAGAGCTGTGGATGTTTGATTATCCTTTTGAAAAACCTGAAAAAGTTTCTTCATTTACTTTGGATAAAAAGCCTGAATTTACAGGAAGGCTTACCGGAATTAAAGGACAGTATCTGGGATTTGAAGGAGGGAACTTTATCAATGTAAGAGGACATGAGGGATATGTAATCGAGCTCGAAATAAAGAACTAG
- a CDS encoding protein-disulfide reductase DsbD family protein, protein MKFRNWFLLILLFLATGINAQIKNPVKFKFTINDLGNNQYEAVLNATMESGWHIYSKDLPEDTGIPTEYKVTGKNIELIGKFTEVGKKHEEFSEAFGGTIVFYSNAAGFKQKFKLKDPTKPADVTSEITYQTCDDRVCLAPNTLEFNQKVTPKGAAEEAAAEENAAPVKDSVKVTGTVTENPAKTETAITEASKLDPKQLKIATIDFKKPLTDCGTASAKVDENYWTYLFLGFIGGLIALLTPCVFPMIPLTVSFFTKGSKNKAKGKRDALIYGFFILLIFVLLSIPFHIIDGIAGNIFNEISTSVWLNIAFFIIFIFFAGSFFGYYDITLPSSIANKSSKAEEAGGIIGIFFMALTLVIVSFSCTGPILGSLLGSAVTGSSNVPMLLTFALAGFGLAWAIIFGLLALFPQALQSLPKSGGWMNTVKVVLGFVELALALKFLSKADLVSKTFFLKRELFIAIWIIIALGLAIYLLGLIRFPHDDKKPKISITRKILGVLGIGFVIYLVQGLIPSDRPKLQLLSGILPPLNVSYFHDEKDGILGMHPEHDFFKAVELAKKEDKPILIDFTGYGCENCRKMEEFVWSEPDILPILQNDVVLASLYVDDKEELPEDQKTKIDLGDGQIKKVKTIGDRWSLFQQVNFNNNSQPHYVLITPDGKVINTPVSGYMPKEDFKKFLECGVNYYAH, encoded by the coding sequence ATGAAATTTAGAAACTGGTTTTTATTAATTCTACTATTTTTAGCGACAGGAATTAATGCGCAGATAAAAAATCCTGTAAAGTTTAAATTCACCATCAACGATCTGGGAAACAATCAGTACGAAGCGGTATTGAATGCTACCATGGAAAGCGGATGGCATATTTACTCCAAAGATTTACCGGAAGATACCGGAATTCCAACGGAGTATAAAGTGACAGGAAAGAATATTGAGTTGATTGGAAAATTTACCGAAGTAGGTAAAAAACATGAAGAATTTTCTGAAGCATTCGGAGGTACTATTGTTTTTTATTCCAATGCTGCCGGATTTAAGCAGAAATTTAAATTAAAAGATCCGACAAAACCTGCAGATGTCACTTCCGAGATTACGTATCAGACTTGTGATGACAGAGTTTGCCTGGCTCCCAATACATTAGAATTCAATCAAAAAGTTACTCCAAAAGGGGCAGCGGAAGAGGCTGCAGCCGAGGAAAACGCAGCGCCTGTAAAGGATTCAGTGAAAGTTACCGGGACCGTTACTGAAAATCCTGCAAAAACTGAAACTGCGATCACAGAAGCTTCAAAACTGGATCCAAAGCAGTTGAAAATTGCAACCATCGATTTCAAAAAGCCATTGACAGATTGCGGTACTGCGTCTGCCAAAGTGGATGAAAATTACTGGACGTATCTATTCCTTGGATTTATCGGAGGATTAATCGCTTTGCTTACGCCATGTGTGTTCCCGATGATCCCATTAACGGTTTCTTTCTTTACCAAAGGAAGTAAAAACAAAGCCAAAGGAAAAAGAGACGCTCTTATTTATGGCTTTTTTATCCTTCTGATCTTTGTTTTATTAAGTATTCCTTTCCATATTATTGATGGAATTGCCGGAAATATCTTCAATGAAATTTCCACAAGTGTATGGCTGAACATTGCGTTCTTCATCATATTCATCTTCTTTGCCGGAAGTTTCTTCGGGTATTATGATATCACGCTGCCAAGTTCTATCGCCAACAAATCTTCCAAAGCGGAAGAAGCGGGAGGAATTATCGGTATTTTCTTCATGGCATTAACGTTGGTGATTGTTTCTTTCTCCTGTACAGGACCTATTTTAGGAAGTTTACTGGGAAGTGCAGTAACAGGTTCATCCAATGTTCCTATGCTTCTGACCTTTGCTTTGGCTGGATTCGGGCTGGCATGGGCGATTATTTTTGGACTGCTGGCATTATTCCCGCAGGCATTACAAAGCCTTCCGAAATCCGGAGGATGGATGAATACGGTAAAAGTAGTTTTAGGATTCGTAGAACTGGCATTGGCATTGAAATTCTTGTCTAAAGCTGATCTTGTATCCAAAACATTCTTCTTAAAAAGAGAGCTTTTCATTGCCATCTGGATTATTATCGCCTTAGGATTAGCAATCTATTTATTAGGATTGATCAGATTCCCTCATGATGATAAAAAGCCTAAAATCTCTATCACCAGAAAAATATTAGGGGTATTGGGAATTGGTTTCGTGATCTATCTGGTTCAAGGGTTAATCCCATCTGACCGTCCGAAACTTCAGTTATTAAGTGGAATTTTACCTCCACTCAATGTAAGCTATTTCCATGATGAAAAAGACGGAATTTTAGGAATGCATCCGGAGCACGATTTCTTCAAAGCTGTAGAACTGGCCAAAAAAGAAGATAAACCAATCCTGATCGACTTTACAGGATACGGTTGTGAAAACTGTAGAAAAATGGAGGAATTTGTTTGGAGCGAACCAGATATCTTACCGATTCTTCAGAACGATGTAGTACTGGCTTCTCTCTATGTAGACGATAAGGAAGAGCTTCCTGAGGATCAGAAAACCAAAATCGACCTTGGAGACGGACAGATCAAGAAGGTAAAAACCATCGGGGACCGATGGAGTTTATTCCAGCAGGTGAACTTTAACAACAACTCTCAGCCTCACTATGTTTTAATTACTCCTGATGGTAAAGTAATCAACACGCCTGTTTCAGGATATATGCCTAAAGAGGATTTCAAAAAATTCCTTGAATGCGGGGTAAATTATTATGCCCACTGA
- a CDS encoding DUF6029 family protein, producing the protein MRKKIIYGTALLTSIRLFSQLSVNLESNSQYYIDDSKVKLSETEKEQRLRSNNYLNISYKLNKFTAGVQLEAYEPKALLNYSPALNKTNLGTYFVNYNNEKAGVDVTLGHFYEQFGSGLALRVWEDKQLGIANSLLGGKIKYTDPSQTVIMKALIGKQRLGFNLSDGLITGLDSELKLDNMIKAKDLHTSIGFSYVNKYEDNKENSKFPKNVSIYSSRMKMEYSNFAMELEYLYKTKDNIKQVNVLDPNNIFSGNAFLLNLSYATDRFGIIAGLRRLENFNFYSQRDQIGNIYHNSVLNYIPSLTKQYDYSLANIYVYQAQPRLSFLPQKKSGEIGSQLDIFYKIKKGTLLGGKYGTDLSLNISNWYGLKGTYRSYINDIRDYKTDFLALGEKYYSDQSLDIRTRLKDKWKVALVFINQYYNTYRVEETSGEVKAQTLILDNIYRFSKSSMKLELQHQWANGYHGNWAAGLFEYNFNKNWSIFANDLYNYGNSDKEKQMHYYTGGLVFRKNSTRIQASYGRQRGGLLCVGGVCRFVPESAGLSLGISTSY; encoded by the coding sequence ATGCGAAAAAAAATAATTTATGGAACTGCTCTATTAACCAGCATTCGTCTTTTTAGCCAGTTATCTGTAAATCTTGAATCCAATTCACAATATTATATTGATGACAGCAAAGTAAAACTCTCCGAAACCGAAAAAGAACAAAGGCTAAGATCAAACAACTACCTGAATATCAGCTATAAATTAAACAAATTCACAGCAGGGGTACAGCTTGAAGCTTATGAACCAAAAGCCTTGCTCAATTACTCACCGGCTTTGAATAAAACCAACCTGGGAACTTATTTTGTTAATTATAATAACGAAAAGGCGGGAGTAGATGTCACATTAGGGCATTTTTATGAGCAGTTCGGCAGCGGTTTAGCTTTACGTGTATGGGAAGACAAACAGCTTGGGATTGCAAATTCCCTGCTGGGAGGAAAAATAAAATATACAGATCCCAGCCAAACCGTCATCATGAAAGCATTAATAGGTAAACAGAGGTTAGGATTTAATCTTTCAGACGGATTAATAACAGGACTGGATAGCGAACTGAAACTGGACAATATGATAAAGGCAAAAGACCTTCATACCAGTATCGGATTCAGCTATGTCAATAAATATGAGGACAATAAGGAAAACAGCAAATTCCCTAAAAACGTAAGTATCTATTCGTCCAGAATGAAAATGGAATATTCAAATTTCGCAATGGAATTGGAATACCTTTACAAAACCAAGGACAATATCAAGCAGGTAAACGTATTGGATCCGAATAATATATTTTCAGGCAATGCTTTTCTGCTTAACCTTTCCTATGCTACAGACCGGTTCGGAATCATTGCGGGACTAAGAAGACTGGAAAACTTTAATTTTTATTCACAACGAGACCAAATCGGAAATATTTATCATAATTCCGTACTGAATTATATCCCCTCACTCACCAAACAATATGACTATAGCCTGGCCAATATTTATGTTTATCAGGCACAACCAAGGCTGTCATTTCTTCCTCAAAAGAAATCCGGGGAAATAGGTTCCCAGCTAGACATCTTTTATAAGATAAAAAAGGGAACACTATTGGGTGGAAAATACGGAACTGATCTTTCTCTGAATATTTCAAACTGGTATGGATTAAAGGGAACCTACAGATCATACATTAATGATATCCGTGACTATAAAACGGATTTTCTTGCTTTAGGAGAAAAATATTACTCAGACCAAAGTCTTGATATCAGAACCAGGCTGAAGGATAAATGGAAGGTTGCCCTGGTATTTATTAACCAGTACTACAACACCTACAGAGTCGAAGAAACAAGTGGAGAAGTAAAAGCACAGACCCTTATTCTGGATAATATTTACAGATTTTCCAAAAGTTCTATGAAACTGGAACTGCAGCATCAATGGGCAAACGGTTACCATGGAAATTGGGCTGCCGGTCTTTTCGAATATAATTTTAACAAAAACTGGTCGATCTTCGCCAATGACCTTTATAATTACGGAAATTCTGATAAAGAAAAGCAAATGCACTATTACACAGGAGGGCTGGTTTTTAGAAAAAACAGTACAAGAATTCAGGCTTCTTATGGCAGACAAAGAGGAGGATTGCTTTGTGTAGGCGGTGTTTGCAGATTTGTTCCTGAGAGTGCCGGTCTTTCTTTGGGTATTAGCACCAGTTATTAA
- a CDS encoding TlpA family protein disulfide reductase, with amino-acid sequence MMKMTFSGLFIFCLSFFYAQDIPNVSLNTISGDRIDFSKIDSSNPVIVSFWATWCLPCMEELTAINDKYEDWKKESKFTLLAAATDDARTVSKVKTLVKSKGWPYTVLLDSNQTLKRALNINSIPHTILIHKGKVVYSHVGYSPGDEDELIKKIKEYNTSN; translated from the coding sequence ATGATGAAAATGACTTTTTCAGGGCTTTTTATTTTTTGCTTAAGCTTTTTTTATGCCCAGGACATCCCTAATGTCTCTTTAAATACTATATCGGGTGACAGGATCGATTTTTCCAAAATAGATTCCTCCAATCCTGTTATTGTCAGCTTTTGGGCCACCTGGTGCCTTCCCTGCATGGAGGAACTTACTGCTATTAATGACAAATACGAAGATTGGAAGAAGGAAAGCAAGTTTACCCTGCTGGCAGCTGCTACAGATGATGCCCGTACAGTTTCAAAAGTGAAAACCCTTGTCAAAAGCAAAGGGTGGCCCTACACGGTATTACTGGACTCTAACCAGACTCTTAAGAGAGCATTGAATATCAACAGTATCCCCCACACCATACTCATCCATAAAGGTAAAGTGGTATATTCTCATGTGGGCTACTCTCCCGGAGATGAAGATGAACTGATCAAAAAGATTAAAGAATACAATACCAGCAATTAA